A window from Aerococcus sp. Group 1 encodes these proteins:
- a CDS encoding exonuclease SbcCD subunit D, with product MKIIHTSDWHIGKIVNDRSMLADQKVVLHQLIDEFKALEPDLVIIAGDFYDRSLPSRDSVRLANDLIDRMMVELTCPVAIIAGNHDAGERIAYGARAYERQNVHLAGLPQKQPQTVELDGARVYLLPYADYQVIRELYQDPTIDSLEKAAAKQVQAIKDQESFDPERLNLIVYHGYVTSSSLEEAGADLEESESERPLSIGTTEYVPSRVFQDFDYVALGHLHGAQRVKGEQVRYSGSPLKYSKSEAHHHKQYLEVDLTKESIQVTKHMIQPQHDVCVIKTSFDQALTGQSDDYIYFELTDQTPVHDGMNRLRDNYPNIMNLEYVNIGQVSAQLEGKISKDKLSHQVADPLELFADFYQETLGQTLTETQNQAVEAAWLAAQKDQEAD from the coding sequence ATGAAAATTATCCATACTTCCGACTGGCATATTGGGAAGATTGTTAATGACCGGTCCATGTTGGCTGACCAGAAAGTGGTCCTCCACCAGCTGATTGACGAGTTCAAGGCGCTTGAGCCGGACTTGGTAATTATCGCGGGCGACTTTTACGACCGCTCGCTTCCCAGCCGCGATAGCGTCCGCTTGGCCAATGACTTGATTGACCGGATGATGGTGGAGTTAACATGCCCGGTGGCCATTATTGCTGGTAACCACGATGCTGGCGAACGGATTGCCTATGGGGCGCGGGCCTATGAACGCCAAAATGTTCATCTGGCGGGTTTGCCACAAAAACAGCCTCAAACCGTTGAATTAGACGGCGCCCGGGTCTATCTCCTTCCCTATGCCGACTACCAGGTCATCCGGGAGCTCTACCAGGATCCGACCATTGACAGCTTGGAAAAGGCCGCAGCCAAACAGGTCCAAGCCATCAAGGACCAGGAATCCTTTGATCCTGAACGCCTGAATTTGATTGTCTACCACGGCTATGTGACCTCCTCTAGCCTGGAGGAAGCTGGGGCTGACTTAGAAGAATCGGAGTCGGAGCGGCCCTTAAGTATTGGGACCACCGAATATGTGCCTAGCCGAGTCTTTCAAGACTTTGACTATGTGGCTTTGGGTCACTTGCACGGGGCTCAGCGGGTCAAGGGCGAACAGGTCCGCTATAGTGGCAGTCCGCTCAAGTACTCCAAGTCGGAAGCCCACCACCATAAGCAGTATTTGGAGGTGGATTTGACCAAGGAATCAATCCAGGTCACCAAGCATATGATCCAGCCCCAACATGATGTCTGCGTGATTAAAACGAGTTTTGACCAGGCCTTAACGGGGCAGTCGGATGACTATATTTACTTTGAACTGACTGACCAGACCCCGGTTCATGACGGGATGAATCGGCTGCGGGATAATTATCCCAATATTATGAACCTGGAATACGTGAATATTGGCCAGGTCAGCGCCCAGCTTGAGGGAAAAATCAGTAAAGATAAGCTTAGTCATCAAGTGGCTGACCCCTTAGAGCTCTTCGCCGACTTCTACCAAGAAACCCTGGGCCAGACTTTGACTGAAACGCAAAATCAGGCGGTGGAGGCGGCCTGGTTAGCGGCCCAAAAAGACCAGGAAGCTGACTAG
- a CDS encoding AAA family ATPase, with product MIPLRLEMNAFGSYRDLTVIDFDRVRPYGLFMISGDTGAGKTTLFDAITYALYGGASGSSREASELKSRFATDLDLAYVRFTFDSDGHHYQVYRQPKQTGPGAVEGRSKAYPSEVLEVNVDGKLVSGKKNELETYLKEAIGLDKSQFTQIVMLPQGEFKRLLEASSRDKEEIFTHIFHTEAINRFQDYLQDQYSQVKSDLDRLKKNHDAAQARLKTLLSSEDQALLEVRLKDQGEAKLGQLLTDFLATKEADFKQASQALEKLEAQRTQLSQVLDYFDAQANLAQEKDRLEAKQSQMADLKRAYQNYQGSLSFYQALKDQAQAQVEAKDLDQSQTQLDQEEKDYQAARADYDKDWTAQKENLEHLPQIKEAINQVQAGLKDWATYESTQKEVQTGQAELEDLEASYQKGQDQVASLEEAISQGQAQVDQLSQAIFDPDSLNQEKEAVKESGRQLTDLKGGLDQVQSFDQAIQKGEANFLQAEKTWQKANQVYLEAKQTYQRNLAGIMAQDLSPGSPCPVCGSLDHPDPAQVSADRSAEDLDQGQVDQLEAQAQKASQAYQKASEAINYHKQSRANLCRQYGFDPKATITDWQDRLDQAQSAYKQASSTYQEKYDKDQANQKALAEEKERVKGQETQLQTLKQGLSKSEGQVSRQKAYLDQVKDRLKKAQELLIGDSKEALNQQAQALKTEAKDLEALAQRLAQREQALKEKAAVLTTKRDYQEAAVKKNQAQSQAIAERLAQARRESELSDDQVKALHQSDRDWQAISQTLSAYSNQVYAYKKSLEALKANAKDLAIDQDQATYQKEKSELDQSYDQAASQLSQEREDLIRLKDQVALLTDLWQNYQDRYQSFGDLKKLSDVANGKLNKSQRISFQRYILGIYLDWIVERANQRFYQMTNGKYYFKRAEDEIGGNQAKGLNLNVFDSYTASERSVHSLSGGESFQASLALALGLSDVIQEEAGTVDVGMLFIDEGFGTLDSETLQQALDTLVDLHQRSGRLIAVISHREELKQELPIQLAVEMTPSGSRCHWQGLPGAEE from the coding sequence ATGATTCCCTTACGTTTAGAAATGAATGCCTTTGGCTCTTATCGGGATCTGACCGTGATTGACTTTGACCGGGTCCGGCCCTATGGCTTGTTTATGATTTCAGGAGATACTGGGGCGGGTAAGACCACTCTATTTGACGCCATTACCTATGCCCTCTACGGGGGCGCTTCGGGGTCGAGTCGGGAAGCCAGCGAGCTCAAGTCCCGTTTTGCCACCGACTTGGACCTGGCCTATGTGCGTTTTACCTTTGACAGTGATGGCCACCACTACCAGGTCTACCGCCAACCCAAACAGACAGGCCCGGGAGCGGTGGAAGGGCGGTCCAAGGCCTATCCTTCTGAAGTTTTGGAAGTTAATGTTGACGGCAAGTTGGTGTCAGGTAAGAAAAATGAGCTAGAAACTTATCTCAAAGAGGCCATCGGTTTAGATAAGTCTCAGTTTACTCAAATCGTCATGTTGCCCCAGGGTGAGTTCAAGCGCTTGCTGGAGGCCTCAAGCCGGGACAAGGAGGAAATTTTTACCCACATCTTCCATACCGAGGCCATTAACCGTTTCCAGGACTACTTGCAAGACCAATACAGCCAGGTCAAGAGCGACTTAGACCGCCTTAAGAAAAATCATGATGCGGCCCAAGCACGCTTAAAGACTTTGCTTAGTTCAGAAGACCAAGCGCTTTTAGAAGTCCGTTTAAAAGACCAGGGGGAGGCTAAGCTAGGCCAGCTTTTGACTGACTTCTTAGCGACCAAAGAAGCAGACTTCAAACAAGCCAGCCAAGCGCTGGAAAAACTGGAAGCCCAGCGAACCCAACTTAGCCAAGTCCTAGACTACTTTGATGCTCAAGCCAACCTGGCCCAAGAAAAAGACCGCCTAGAAGCCAAGCAAAGCCAGATGGCTGATTTAAAAAGGGCCTATCAAAACTATCAGGGGTCTTTATCCTTCTACCAGGCCTTAAAAGACCAAGCCCAGGCCCAAGTAGAGGCTAAGGACCTAGACCAAAGTCAGACCCAACTTGACCAGGAAGAGAAAGACTACCAAGCCGCCCGAGCTGACTATGACAAGGACTGGACGGCGCAAAAAGAAAACTTGGAGCACTTGCCGCAAATTAAAGAAGCCATCAACCAAGTTCAAGCTGGCCTCAAGGACTGGGCCACTTATGAAAGCACCCAAAAAGAAGTTCAAACTGGTCAGGCTGAATTAGAAGACCTGGAAGCTAGCTACCAAAAGGGCCAAGACCAAGTGGCTAGTCTAGAAGAAGCCATCAGCCAAGGGCAAGCCCAAGTGGACCAATTAAGCCAGGCCATTTTTGACCCCGACAGCCTGAACCAAGAAAAAGAAGCGGTCAAAGAGTCCGGCCGTCAATTGACCGACTTAAAAGGTGGGCTCGACCAGGTCCAATCCTTTGACCAAGCCATTCAAAAAGGAGAAGCAAACTTCCTCCAGGCAGAAAAGACCTGGCAAAAAGCCAACCAGGTCTATCTGGAAGCCAAGCAGACCTATCAACGCAATCTGGCCGGGATCATGGCTCAAGACCTAAGTCCGGGCAGTCCCTGTCCAGTTTGCGGGAGCTTAGACCATCCTGACCCGGCCCAAGTCAGTGCCGACAGGTCTGCTGAAGACCTGGACCAAGGCCAAGTGGACCAGTTAGAAGCCCAGGCTCAAAAGGCTAGCCAAGCCTACCAAAAAGCCAGCGAGGCCATCAACTACCACAAGCAGAGTCGGGCCAACTTGTGCAGACAATATGGTTTTGACCCTAAAGCCACTATCACTGACTGGCAAGACCGGCTGGACCAAGCTCAAAGTGCCTATAAGCAAGCCAGTTCGACCTACCAAGAAAAATACGACAAAGACCAGGCTAATCAAAAAGCCCTGGCGGAAGAAAAGGAAAGGGTCAAAGGCCAAGAAACTCAGCTGCAAACCCTTAAGCAGGGACTTTCTAAAAGTGAAGGCCAGGTCAGCCGGCAAAAAGCTTATTTGGATCAAGTGAAAGACCGACTCAAAAAGGCTCAGGAGCTCTTAATTGGAGACTCCAAGGAGGCTTTAAACCAACAAGCTCAAGCTCTCAAGACAGAAGCAAAAGACTTGGAGGCCTTAGCGCAAAGATTAGCCCAAAGAGAGCAAGCTTTGAAAGAAAAAGCTGCCGTTTTAACCACCAAGCGGGACTACCAAGAAGCGGCGGTCAAGAAAAACCAAGCACAGTCTCAGGCCATTGCTGAGCGTTTAGCCCAAGCCCGAAGAGAATCGGAACTCAGTGATGACCAGGTCAAGGCCCTCCACCAAAGTGACCGTGACTGGCAGGCCATCAGCCAAACTCTATCTGCCTATTCTAACCAGGTCTATGCCTATAAAAAGTCGCTTGAGGCCTTAAAGGCAAATGCAAAAGACTTGGCTATTGACCAGGACCAAGCCACTTATCAAAAGGAAAAAAGCGAGCTCGACCAAAGCTATGACCAAGCCGCTAGCCAGTTAAGTCAGGAGCGGGAAGATTTAATTCGGCTCAAGGACCAAGTCGCTCTCCTGACTGACTTATGGCAGAACTACCAAGACCGCTACCAAAGCTTTGGCGACTTGAAGAAATTGTCGGATGTCGCTAACGGGAAGCTCAACAAGAGCCAGCGGATTTCCTTCCAACGCTATATTTTAGGAATTTACTTGGATTGGATCGTCGAGCGGGCCAACCAGCGTTTCTATCAAATGACCAATGGCAAGTATTACTTTAAGCGGGCGGAGGACGAGATTGGTGGCAACCAGGCTAAGGGACTTAACCTCAATGTTTTCGATTCCTATACGGCTAGCGAGCGCAGCGTCCACTCCCTGTCAGGAGGCGAAAGTTTCCAAGCCTCCCTGGCCTTAGCTTTGGGACTTAGTGATGTGATCCAGGAAGAAGCTGGGACGGTTGACGTGGGTATGCTCTTTATTGATGAAGGATTCGGAACCTTGGACTCGGAAACCCTTCAACAGGCCCTTGATACCCTGGTGGACCTCCACCAACGTTCAGGCCGCTTGATTGCTGTCATCTCTCACCGGGAAGAACTGAAGCAGGAATTGCCCATCCAGTTAGCGGTCGAAATGACCCCTAGCGGCAGTCGTTGTCACTGGCAAGGTCTTCCGGGGGCAGAGGAGTAG
- a CDS encoding PspC domain-containing protein: MKALKRSLTNRVFAGVCGGFADYFGISAVWLRIAFAVALFTPLRYLAIFIYLALMVLIPNESIINFKRTFFGGGQGTRQRTNPRQEAYTQREDDVEPVYRDLNKRQIKEVEKVKVDHD; encoded by the coding sequence ATGAAAGCATTGAAACGTTCCTTAACCAACCGTGTGTTTGCTGGGGTTTGTGGTGGTTTCGCTGACTACTTTGGTATTTCCGCAGTTTGGCTCCGGATTGCCTTTGCGGTGGCTCTTTTTACCCCGCTACGCTACCTGGCAATTTTTATCTACCTGGCCCTGATGGTTTTAATCCCTAATGAAAGTATCATCAACTTTAAGCGGACTTTCTTTGGAGGAGGACAAGGGACTAGACAGCGGACGAATCCGCGTCAAGAGGCCTACACACAGCGTGAAGACGATGTGGAACCGGTCTATCGGGACTTAAACAAACGTCAAATTAAGGAAGTGGAGAAGGTTAAGGTCGACCATGATTAG
- a CDS encoding phage holin family protein produces MIRNIIRLLIQAILLQGLGRIFWPAVYIQDFASAVIVVLVIAILYKLVYPILRILALPINFLTLGLFNLVLNGFIFWLASSLMGTAYFWISSFFYCMVLALIYGLAQELLKKIFDPYRSDY; encoded by the coding sequence ATGATTAGAAATATTATTCGTCTCTTGATCCAAGCCATCCTCCTCCAAGGACTGGGCCGGATTTTCTGGCCGGCGGTTTATATCCAAGACTTTGCCTCGGCGGTGATTGTGGTTTTAGTCATCGCTATTCTCTACAAGTTGGTTTATCCGATTTTGAGAATTTTAGCTTTGCCGATAAACTTTCTGACCCTGGGCTTATTTAACCTGGTCTTGAATGGTTTTATCTTCTGGCTGGCTTCCTCCCTGATGGGGACAGCTTATTTCTGGATATCTTCCTTCTTCTACTGCATGGTGCTGGCCCTGATTTATGGCCTGGCTCAAGAACTCTTGAAGAAGATATTTGATCCTTACCGAAGCGACTATTAG
- the hprK gene encoding HPr(Ser) kinase/phosphatase — translation MEAVTVKELRDQLGLKVLQGEEYLDRLIKTSDISRPGLELSGYFNYYPSERVQLFGRNEHSYLKKMTSDERLLIMRRMSREDTPVFIFSRDLMPEYEVFQAAEENKIPILQGSAVTTRLYSNITTYLQERLAPRVSKHGVFVDVYGLGIMIIGDSGIGKSETALELIKNGHRLVADDRVELHKRDDYSIVGEAPAILQNMIEIRGLGIINVLTLFGAGAVKQAQQLHLIVRLVMWDDDEDYERLGSEPEMVSLLGVDVPQITVPVRTGRNSSNIVEVAAMNLRANNMGYNAGKEFEERLTHLIQANQEADAKTHAENDQAEAGDES, via the coding sequence ATGGAAGCAGTAACCGTTAAAGAGCTCAGGGACCAGCTTGGGCTAAAGGTGCTCCAGGGAGAAGAGTATTTAGACCGTTTGATTAAAACCAGCGACATTTCCCGTCCGGGTTTGGAATTATCGGGTTATTTTAACTATTATCCCTCGGAACGGGTCCAATTGTTTGGCCGGAATGAGCACTCCTATTTGAAGAAAATGACTAGTGATGAGCGGCTCTTGATTATGCGGCGGATGTCTCGGGAAGATACGCCGGTCTTTATTTTCTCCCGCGACTTGATGCCGGAATACGAGGTCTTTCAAGCGGCCGAAGAAAATAAAATCCCTATTCTCCAGGGGAGTGCGGTGACCACCCGGCTCTATTCCAATATTACTACCTACCTCCAAGAGCGTCTGGCGCCCCGGGTGTCCAAGCATGGGGTCTTTGTGGATGTTTATGGTTTAGGGATTATGATTATTGGAGACAGCGGGATTGGTAAGTCGGAAACCGCCTTGGAATTAATCAAAAACGGTCACCGGCTTGTGGCTGATGACCGGGTGGAACTCCATAAACGCGATGACTATTCCATCGTGGGCGAGGCGCCGGCCATCTTACAAAATATGATCGAAATCCGCGGCCTGGGCATCATTAATGTCCTCACCCTCTTTGGGGCCGGGGCGGTTAAACAGGCCCAACAACTCCACTTGATCGTCCGCTTAGTCATGTGGGATGATGATGAAGACTATGAACGTTTAGGTTCAGAGCCGGAAATGGTTTCCCTCCTCGGAGTAGATGTCCCTCAAATTACCGTGCCTGTCCGCACTGGGCGAAATTCTTCTAATATCGTGGAAGTGGCGGCTATGAATCTTCGGGCCAACAATATGGGCTACAATGCCGGTAAGGAATTCGAGGAAAGACTGACCCATTTAATCCAAGCCAACCAGGAAGCGGATGCCAAGACTCACGCCGAAAACGACCAGGCGGAAGCGGGCGATGAGTCATGA
- the lgt gene encoding prolipoprotein diacylglyceryl transferase — MITTLLGKLLPSLNLLAIDPVAFSFLGIEIRWYGIIIALGMFLAVELILKEIERKGFDSDQVMDMIMWAVPIGFIGARLYYVIFEWDYYRENLGEIIAIWQGGIAIYGGVLAGALTAIIYAKRHNMKVSFLADVIMPYLLLAQGIGRWGNFVNQEAHGGPVSEGFLRETLHLPNFIVEQMYINGQYYHPTFLYESLWNLLGVGVLLFLRHRHKTLKLGETGLLYLIWYGTGRFFIEGLRTDSLYLGPIRVSQALSLVLVVVGIGLFIYRRTKQGDLPYYSDYNYLAKRRAQVKQEKSA, encoded by the coding sequence ATGATAACGACCTTACTTGGAAAACTTTTACCCAGCCTTAACCTGCTGGCCATTGATCCAGTGGCCTTTTCCTTTTTAGGGATTGAGATCCGTTGGTACGGGATTATTATTGCCCTGGGCATGTTCTTAGCGGTGGAACTGATTCTGAAAGAGATTGAGCGCAAGGGTTTTGATAGTGACCAGGTCATGGACATGATCATGTGGGCGGTGCCCATCGGTTTTATCGGAGCCCGGCTCTATTATGTGATCTTTGAGTGGGACTACTACCGGGAAAACCTGGGCGAAATTATTGCCATCTGGCAGGGCGGCATCGCCATTTATGGGGGTGTCCTTGCGGGCGCCTTGACCGCGATTATCTATGCCAAGCGCCATAATATGAAGGTGAGTTTCTTGGCAGATGTGATCATGCCTTACTTACTCCTAGCCCAAGGCATTGGTCGCTGGGGGAACTTCGTCAACCAAGAAGCCCACGGTGGCCCGGTTAGTGAAGGATTCTTACGGGAGACTTTGCACTTACCTAACTTTATCGTTGAACAAATGTATATTAACGGTCAATACTACCATCCCACCTTTCTCTACGAATCCCTGTGGAATTTATTGGGGGTAGGGGTCTTACTCTTCCTCCGTCACCGTCATAAGACCTTAAAACTCGGCGAGACCGGGCTCTTATACCTGATTTGGTATGGGACGGGACGCTTCTTCATTGAAGGTTTACGGACCGATTCCCTCTACCTGGGGCCAATCCGGGTCTCCCAAGCCTTGTCCTTAGTCCTAGTGGTTGTGGGGATTGGACTCTTTATCTACCGGCGCACCAAGCAAGGAGACCTGCCTTATTACAGCGACTATAACTATTTAGCTAAGCGGCGGGCCCAAGTGAAGCAGGAGAAATCAGCCTAG
- a CDS encoding NAD(P)H-dependent glycerol-3-phosphate dehydrogenase, which produces MVKQAVSLLGAGSWGTALAMVLAENGHQVTLWTHRQNQADEINQSHTNAAYLKEVTLSHDIVATSDLKAAVKGAQVIGFVVPTNAIRGVADQVAAILQAEDAQAAPPLIFHAAKGLELETHERVSVILEDSFKDLAIQGPVVLSGPSHAEEVARRDITGITAACEDLEAAEALQALFMNAYFRVYTNDDVVGVELGGALKNIIALCSGALAGLGFGDNAKAILMTRGLAEITRLGVALGADPFTFAGLSGIGDLIVTCTSPFSRNWQAGYQIGQGKSVQEVLDQMGMIVEGVHTTKSAYELAQSVGIEMPITQTTYQVLYDHKDLRKLVEDLMKRQGKQEVGLDRLALEQSLAKQARLNE; this is translated from the coding sequence ATGGTAAAACAAGCAGTTAGCTTACTCGGTGCTGGTTCCTGGGGGACGGCCTTGGCCATGGTCTTAGCAGAAAATGGCCACCAAGTCACCCTCTGGACCCACCGACAAAATCAGGCGGATGAAATTAACCAAAGCCATACTAACGCCGCCTATTTAAAAGAGGTCACTTTGTCCCATGATATTGTTGCAACGAGTGACCTAAAAGCAGCGGTAAAAGGCGCCCAAGTGATCGGCTTCGTGGTACCGACCAACGCGATCCGCGGGGTAGCCGACCAAGTGGCCGCTATTTTACAAGCCGAGGATGCACAGGCAGCCCCGCCTCTGATCTTCCATGCGGCTAAGGGTCTGGAGTTAGAGACCCATGAGCGGGTCTCGGTGATCTTGGAAGACAGTTTTAAAGACTTGGCTATCCAAGGGCCGGTGGTCTTATCAGGACCCAGCCATGCCGAAGAAGTGGCCCGCCGTGATATCACTGGTATTACCGCTGCCTGTGAGGACCTGGAAGCGGCAGAAGCCCTGCAAGCCCTCTTTATGAATGCTTATTTTCGGGTCTACACCAATGACGACGTGGTCGGGGTAGAACTGGGGGGCGCCTTAAAAAATATTATTGCCCTCTGTTCCGGCGCCTTGGCTGGTTTGGGTTTTGGCGACAATGCCAAGGCCATCTTGATGACCCGAGGCCTGGCGGAAATCACCCGCTTAGGCGTGGCTTTAGGAGCAGACCCCTTTACCTTTGCCGGTTTGAGTGGGATTGGCGACTTAATCGTTACCTGTACCTCACCCTTTTCACGGAACTGGCAGGCGGGCTACCAAATTGGCCAGGGCAAGTCAGTTCAAGAGGTCCTTGACCAGATGGGGATGATTGTAGAAGGGGTTCATACCACCAAGTCGGCCTATGAATTGGCCCAGTCGGTAGGGATCGAAATGCCCATCACCCAAACCACCTACCAGGTCCTCTATGACCACAAGGATTTAAGAAAACTTGTCGAGGACCTCATGAAACGCCAAGGCAAGCAAGAAGTCGGCTTAGACCGCCTGGCCTTAGAACAGTCCTTGGCTAAACAAGCCCGTTTGAACGAGTAA